Sequence from the candidate division WOR-3 bacterium genome:
AGCTCGAATCCGCTGATGATACACCGAAGTGGAAACCGGTGAGGGAATGTTGACGCGCACCAGAACCACCCGGGATGGCCCGAAGCCGATGCGCATGCTCATCGTCAACGCCGTGGTCACGGCCCTGCTCCTGGGCGGGATGAGTCTGTACGGCATCAGTGCCGGCACGGCGGCAGGGCGGTCTGAAGCCGCCGACGATCAGGTTCGCGAACTGATCGGACGTATCGCGCTCTACGACGAGGTGCTGACGATGTCGGCACTGGCGGGCGTGACGACCGGCAACCGCCGTTGGGAGGAACGCTACAACCGGGCCGCGCCCGAACTGGACGCATCAATCGGCGAAGTCCGCAGTCACATCAGCCGACCCGACGAGGTCAGTGCCATCAACGCGACCGATGTCGCCAACATCAAACTGGTCGGGCTGGAGACCCTCGCCTTCCGGCTGGCCCGTGATGGCCTTCGCGACTCGGCCACGGCCCTGTTGCTGGGCCGCGAGTACGCCACGCTCAAGCAGCAGTATGCAGCAGGAATGACCCGGGTCTCCGCGGTAGTAGCCGAACACGTCGCGAGGGCGAGGCAGGAGCGCCCGCGGCCGTTCTTGGTCGGTAGCGTCCTGATGCTGGCGCTGCTTGTCGTTGTCTGGCTGAGCTCATTCCGCATCACGCGCCGGTTCATCGCCGAACAGCGGCAGGCCCAGGCCGTGCTTCGGGACCGCGCGCACATTGCTGAGGAGTTGCGCGAGAGCGAGGAGAGATACCGGCTGGTCGTCGAAAACACGACCGACGTCCTTTCGTTGGTGGACCGCGCTGGCGTGCTTCACTTCGTCAACCGCGCGGCGGCGGGGGTATTGGGCGGCCGTCCCTCGGAGTTCACCGGCAAGAGCCTCTGGGACGTGTTTCCGAGGCAGTTCGCCGGCGAACAGATGGCGGTCATTCTCCGCGTGATGGACACGGAGCAGGGCGTCGTCAGGGAGGAGCCGGTAGACACTCCGGGAGGGCCTCGATGGTATCGCAGCAAGATCGAGCCGGTTCGGGCCTACGACGGCACGATCAACCGTGTCCTGGTGGTGGCCGAGGACATCACCGAGCGCAAGCGGGCCGAGGCGGCCCTGGCCGAAAGCGAGCTCACGTACCGCCGGGTTTTCGAGAGTTCGAATGATGCGATGATGCTGCTCGACTCCGAGAAGTTCATCGACTGCAACGGCGCTACCTTGAAGGTGTTCGGGTACTCAACCCGCGAGCAGTTCCTCGGCAAGCACCCGGGCCAGGTCTCGCCGCCTCTTCAGGCCGACGGCCGGGCGTCCCGCGACGCCGCCGATGAGAAGATCGCGACCGCGTTCCGCGACGGCCGGAACTTCTTCGAGTGGCTGCACCAGCGGGCCGACGGCACGGTTTTCCCGGCCGACGTGCTGCTCACGCCCCTGGACTACCACGGACAGAAGGTGCTGCAGGCGACGGTGCGCGACATTTCGCCCCGCAAGATTGCCGAGGCGGAGATAGCGCAGAAGAACGTAGAGCTGGCCAAGCTGAACGAACTGAAGAACCAGCTACTCGGCACGGCCGCGCACGACCTGCGCAATCCGCTGGCCGTAGTCAACACGGCCAGTGCGTTCCTGCTCGACGACGCGGGCAAGGTCCTGCCCGAAGCCACCAGGACGGCCTTCCTCCGGCGCATCCAGGCCAACGGCGAGTTCATGCTCAAGCTGATTGACGACCTGCTGGACGTGGCGAAGATCGAGGCGGGCAGGCTCGACCTCGAACTGGCCGTCGGCGACCTGTCCGCCCTGGTTGAGGAGAACCTGCGGATGAACCGGATGCTGGCCGAGAAGAAACGCATCCATCTGGACTTCGTGCCCGACCGCGACCTGCCGCCGCTTCGCTTCGACGGGGGCAGAGTTGAGCAGGTCCTGAATAACCTCATCAGCAACGCGCTCAAGTTCTCCGGGCCGGACACGACGGTTACCGTGCGGGCGACGCGGGGGAACGGCACCGTTGTCGTGTCGGTCCGCGACCAGGGGCAGGGCATCCCGGCTGAGGAGCTGGACAGGTTGTTCCAGCCGTTCGGCAGGACGAGCGTGCAAAGTACCGCCGGCGAGAAGAACACCGGCCTCGGCCTCGCCATCTGTCGCAAGATAGTCGAAGGCCACGGCGGCCGCATCTGGGCCGAATCGGCATTCGGCGAGGGTTCCGTCTTCAGCTTCAGCCTGCCGGTCGCCGTCGCGGCCTAGACGCTTGTCCTATCGGGGCTAGCCTCCGCGGCGCTGCCGGTCCGGGCGGGGCCTCGGCCGGCGGAGGCCCGGCGACTCGTCCGCTGAGTGCGGCTTCGCCGTCTCAGGAACAGGCAGGGCGACGCCGGGCGTCGTCGGCGCGATCTGCATATGCTGCTCTCGCCGGGCCGGGGAACGACTCCGCATCGCCGAGCCGATTCCGGTCATGTCCCCGCCGGTGATCCCGCCGTTCGGTGCGGCCGACGGTGTCAAGCGTTTCTGGACTTCGCCGTCTCGCCAGCTACAATCACCATCCTAATGGCACGAGAGTATCCAATCGACAAGGTCCGCAATATCGGCATCATGGCCCACATCGACGCGGGCAAGACAACTGTTTCTGAACGCATCCTCTTCTACACCGGCAAGTCGCACAAGCTGGGCGAGGTGCACGACGGCGAGGCGACGCTCGACTGGATGGAGCAGGAGCGCGAGCGCGGCATCACCATCACGAGTGCGGCGACGACTACGGTGTGGCGCGACTACCAGATAAACCTCATTGACACGCCCGGCCACGTGGATTTCACCGTGGAGGTGGAACGGAGCCTGCGGGTGCTGGATGGGGTCATCGGCCTTTTCTGCGCGGTGGGTGGGGTGGAGCCGCAGTCGGAGACCGTGTGGCGCCAGGCCGAGAAGTACTCGGTGCCGCGCATCGCTTTCGTGAACAAGATGGATCGGGCCGGCGCGGACTTCTACAGCGTGGTAGGACAGATCCAGGAGGAACTCGGGGCCAATGCCGTGCCGGTGACGATTCCCATCGGCGCGGAGGAGAAGTTCGCGGGAATCATCGACCTGGTGGATGATGTTGCGGTGTTCTACGATGAAACCGACCAGGGGATGACGTGGCGCGAGGAGCATATTCCTGAAGAGATGCGCGAGGTGGCGCGCAAGTGGAAGCAGAATCTGCTCGAGAAGGTGGCGGAGGTGGACGACAAGCTGCTGGAGAAGTTCCTGCAGGATCAGCCCATCGGCAGAGATGAGCTTTCCGCCGCCATCCGCGGCGCGACGCTGAGGCATCTCATCTGCCCGGTCATCTGCGGCAGCGCCTTCAAGAACAAGGGCATTCAGCGCCTGCTCGATGCGGTAGTTTCGTACCTGCCAGGTCCAGGAGACCTGTTGCCTACCATTGGCACGCACCCGGGTGGTGAAGAGGTGATACGAGTGGCCTGGGATGAGGGCCCCCTGGCCGCACTCGCGTTCAAGGTGGTTGCCGACAAGCATGTCGGCAAGCTGGTCTATGTCCGGGTCTACTCGGGAACGCTGAAGGCCGGGAGCTACGTCTACAATTCGACCCAGGAGAAGGACCAGCGGGTGGGCCGCCTGCTCCGAATGCACGCCAATCGGCAGGAGCAGGTCGATGCGCTCTACTCCGGCGAAATCGGCGCGGTAGTCGGCCTGTCCGACACGGTGACCGGCGACACGGTCTGCATCCGCGAGGCACCGATTGTGCTGCAGGCCATTGAGTTCCCGGCGCCGGTGCTTTCGATTGCCGTATCGACGGCCGACAGGAACGACCGCGAGAAGCTCGCGCACGGGCTGGGC
This genomic interval carries:
- the fusA gene encoding elongation factor G, with amino-acid sequence MAREYPIDKVRNIGIMAHIDAGKTTVSERILFYTGKSHKLGEVHDGEATLDWMEQERERGITITSAATTTVWRDYQINLIDTPGHVDFTVEVERSLRVLDGVIGLFCAVGGVEPQSETVWRQAEKYSVPRIAFVNKMDRAGADFYSVVGQIQEELGANAVPVTIPIGAEEKFAGIIDLVDDVAVFYDETDQGMTWREEHIPEEMREVARKWKQNLLEKVAEVDDKLLEKFLQDQPIGRDELSAAIRGATLRHLICPVICGSAFKNKGIQRLLDAVVSYLPGPGDLLPTIGTHPGGEEVIRVAWDEGPLAALAFKVVADKHVGKLVYVRVYSGTLKAGSYVYNSTQEKDQRVGRLLRMHANRQEQVDALYSGEIGAVVGLSDTVTGDTVCIREAPIVLQAIEFPAPVLSIAVSTADRNDREKLAHGLGRLAEEDPTFVVATDAETEETVISGMGELHLEIIVDRLRREFGVQAKTGAPQVAYRETITSRADVNEKYVKQTGGHGQYAHVVMRLEPLKPGEGFEFVNKVVSGRVPKEYIPAVEKGVVEVLKKGAFAGFPIVDIRVTLLDGSYHEVDSSDIAFRTCAARAFRRAFKSGSPQLLEPLMSVSVVTPEDFAGSIMGSLCNRRGLISGMDVQGNAKVVKAMVPLATMFGYATDVRNMSQGKASFTMHFEHYEAVPFSVVEEILAKKGTKDAEEAD
- a CDS encoding PAS domain S-box protein; this translates as MLTRTRTTRDGPKPMRMLIVNAVVTALLLGGMSLYGISAGTAAGRSEAADDQVRELIGRIALYDEVLTMSALAGVTTGNRRWEERYNRAAPELDASIGEVRSHISRPDEVSAINATDVANIKLVGLETLAFRLARDGLRDSATALLLGREYATLKQQYAAGMTRVSAVVAEHVARARQERPRPFLVGSVLMLALLVVVWLSSFRITRRFIAEQRQAQAVLRDRAHIAEELRESEERYRLVVENTTDVLSLVDRAGVLHFVNRAAAGVLGGRPSEFTGKSLWDVFPRQFAGEQMAVILRVMDTEQGVVREEPVDTPGGPRWYRSKIEPVRAYDGTINRVLVVAEDITERKRAEAALAESELTYRRVFESSNDAMMLLDSEKFIDCNGATLKVFGYSTREQFLGKHPGQVSPPLQADGRASRDAADEKIATAFRDGRNFFEWLHQRADGTVFPADVLLTPLDYHGQKVLQATVRDISPRKIAEAEIAQKNVELAKLNELKNQLLGTAAHDLRNPLAVVNTASAFLLDDAGKVLPEATRTAFLRRIQANGEFMLKLIDDLLDVAKIEAGRLDLELAVGDLSALVEENLRMNRMLAEKKRIHLDFVPDRDLPPLRFDGGRVEQVLNNLISNALKFSGPDTTVTVRATRGNGTVVVSVRDQGQGIPAEELDRLFQPFGRTSVQSTAGEKNTGLGLAICRKIVEGHGGRIWAESAFGEGSVFSFSLPVAVAA